From the Pseudomonas syringae KCTC 12500 genome, the window TCGAGCAGGATGATCCCGCTGACATTGCGGCGTATACGCTTGACCTGAGCCACTCTTTATTCCTCGGTACTTTCAGGCTTTGCATCCGGCGATGCAGGGCCTTCCTGATGCTGGCCGTCTTCTGCCACGGCACGCTCGATCAGTGCCGAGAGATGCGCGCCACGCACGACGCTTTCGTCATAGTGGAAATGCAGTTGAGGCACGCTGCGCAGCTTCATCTCACGGGCCAACTGCATACGCAGGAAACCTGCAGCAGCGTTGAGCACCTTGATGGTCTGCGCGATTTCTTCCGCGCTGTCC encodes:
- the rbfA gene encoding 30S ribosome-binding factor RbfA, with amino-acid sequence MAKEYSRTQRIGDQMQRELAQLIRREIKDPRVGLVTITAVDVSRDVGHAKIFMTVMGQDSAEEIAQTIKVLNAAAGFLRMQLAREMKLRSVPQLHFHYDESVVRGAHLSALIERAVAEDGQHQEGPASPDAKPESTEE